A window of the Polaribacter sp. HaHaR_3_91 genome harbors these coding sequences:
- a CDS encoding glycoside hydrolase family 30 beta sandwich domain-containing protein, whose protein sequence is MKTNYFFYTLFLVVMISCNQKDNKLSVEVYETSEAGNKLTQITDFVPVENAATITLNPKKTFQTITGFGGAFTESSAYLLNKLSQKNRDTIIQAYFSEEGANYSLTRTHMNSCDFSLSQYSYSPVADDVKLEHFTIKDDMDDLIPMIKDAMNASKDGFKIFASPWTAAPWMKDNNEWVGGKLLPKYYDTWALFFSKYIDAYEAEGIDIWGFTVENEPHGNGNNWESMHFTPKEMTDFVEIHLGPKLEKDGYGDKIILGYDQNREGLKEWVDEMYRSESSSKYFDGTAIHWYESTYEIFPEALQYAHDKAPEKYLIETEGCIDSEIPVWQDDAWYWKKEATDWGYDWREPENKYLHPKYAPVNRYARDIIGCLNNWVDGWVDWNMVLDTKGGPNWFENWCVAPVIVDPEKDEVYFTPLYYTMAHFSKYIRPEAKVIELENSDKDLQVTAAQNTDGSIAVVVFNEGKTKKSFKISLGEKETNINIDAQALQTIMIATN, encoded by the coding sequence ATGAAAACAAACTATTTTTTTTACACGCTATTTTTAGTAGTGATGATTAGTTGTAATCAAAAGGATAATAAATTATCTGTAGAGGTTTATGAAACTTCGGAAGCAGGGAATAAGTTAACCCAAATTACAGATTTTGTTCCTGTTGAAAATGCAGCTACCATAACACTTAATCCTAAAAAAACTTTTCAAACAATTACAGGTTTTGGTGGTGCATTTACAGAATCATCTGCTTATTTATTAAATAAATTGAGTCAGAAAAACAGAGATACCATTATTCAGGCTTATTTCTCAGAAGAAGGCGCAAATTACTCATTAACAAGAACACATATGAATTCGTGTGATTTTTCTTTAAGTCAGTATTCATATTCTCCAGTAGCGGATGATGTAAAATTAGAGCATTTTACCATTAAAGATGATATGGATGATTTAATTCCGATGATAAAAGATGCCATGAACGCGTCTAAAGATGGATTTAAAATATTTGCTTCACCTTGGACAGCTGCTCCGTGGATGAAAGACAATAATGAGTGGGTTGGAGGAAAATTACTACCAAAATATTATGATACATGGGCATTATTTTTCTCTAAATACATAGATGCTTACGAGGCTGAAGGGATAGATATTTGGGGGTTTACAGTTGAAAATGAACCACACGGAAATGGGAATAACTGGGAGAGCATGCATTTTACGCCTAAAGAAATGACCGATTTTGTAGAGATTCATTTAGGTCCAAAATTAGAAAAAGATGGGTATGGTGATAAAATTATTTTAGGTTATGACCAAAATAGAGAAGGTTTAAAAGAATGGGTTGATGAAATGTATAGAAGCGAAAGTTCATCAAAATATTTTGACGGAACTGCTATCCATTGGTATGAAAGTACGTATGAAATTTTTCCAGAAGCGTTACAATATGCGCATGATAAAGCACCAGAAAAATACTTAATTGAAACAGAAGGATGTATCGATTCTGAAATACCTGTTTGGCAAGATGATGCTTGGTATTGGAAAAAAGAAGCAACAGATTGGGGATATGACTGGAGAGAGCCAGAGAATAAATATTTACACCCAAAATATGCTCCTGTAAATAGATATGCAAGAGACATTATTGGTTGCCTTAATAATTGGGTAGACGGTTGGGTAGATTGGAATATGGTTTTAGATACAAAAGGTGGTCCAAATTGGTTTGAGAATTGGTGTGTGGCTCCGGTAATTGTAGATCCAGAAAAAGATGAGGTGTATTTTACACCACTTTATTATACGATGGCTCATTTTAGCAAATACATTAGACCAGAAGCAAAAGTTATAGAGCTAGAAAATTCAGATAAAGATTTACAAGTTACAGCAGCACAAAATACTGATGGTTCTATAGCTGTGGTGGTTTTTAATGAAGGAAAAACAAAGAAAAGTTTTAAAATCTCTTTAGGAGAAAAAGAAACCAATATTAATATTGATGCCCAAGCACTGCAAACTATTATGATTGCAACAAATTAA
- a CDS encoding MFS transporter: protein MSTYKTSSKVPLSQKIAFGVGMLANQMFPAVIGIFIVVLVKDLGFPGWMWGVISLVPRIFDAVTDPIMGYISDNTKSRWGRRRQYVFIGAIVMGISFIIMWQLFRENSLDYNFWYFLLTSFAFYLGLTIFSVPYVAMGYEMSDDFHERTSIMAVAQWIGQWAWVIAPWFWVIMYDPEWYITADVAVRELAVWVGVIFAICAMIPAIFIESKSTVNENYASLTLKNIGKSLKEIGDNFVEAFKSKPFKKLCFATFFVFNAFNTVASFTFFIIVYYLFKGDAAAAGIWPTLFGSIGALVTTFLVIPIVAKMSKMLGKKQAFMVSQGISVVGYIMLWFLFIPGKPYMFLFALPFFSFGIGGLFTLMMSMTADVIDLDELNTGKRREGVFGAIYWWMVKFGFGIAGGLSGAILSVVGFDSAVNIQTEEALIGLRLFFSGFPIAGTLIAMYIMRNYDLSEKRSGEIRIELDKRKGH from the coding sequence ATGTCTACTTATAAAACGTCTTCTAAAGTTCCATTGAGCCAAAAAATAGCCTTTGGAGTTGGAATGCTTGCAAATCAAATGTTTCCAGCTGTAATTGGTATTTTTATAGTCGTTTTGGTAAAAGACTTAGGCTTTCCAGGATGGATGTGGGGAGTTATTTCTTTAGTTCCAAGAATTTTTGATGCTGTCACAGACCCTATTATGGGATATATTTCAGATAACACAAAATCTCGCTGGGGTAGACGAAGACAATATGTGTTTATTGGGGCAATTGTAATGGGAATTTCTTTTATAATTATGTGGCAATTGTTTAGAGAAAACTCGCTTGATTATAATTTTTGGTATTTCTTATTAACCTCATTTGCATTTTATTTAGGTCTTACCATTTTTAGTGTTCCTTATGTAGCTATGGGTTATGAAATGAGTGATGATTTTCATGAGAGAACAAGTATCATGGCAGTTGCACAATGGATTGGTCAATGGGCTTGGGTTATTGCACCTTGGTTCTGGGTTATTATGTATGATCCGGAATGGTATATAACTGCGGACGTTGCTGTAAGAGAATTGGCCGTTTGGGTAGGCGTTATTTTTGCAATTTGTGCAATGATACCAGCAATTTTTATTGAAAGTAAATCTACTGTAAATGAGAATTATGCCTCTTTAACATTAAAAAATATTGGAAAAAGTTTAAAAGAAATAGGAGATAACTTTGTGGAGGCTTTTAAGTCTAAACCTTTTAAGAAATTATGTTTTGCTACCTTTTTTGTTTTTAATGCATTTAATACTGTAGCAAGTTTTACCTTTTTTATTATTGTGTATTATCTTTTTAAAGGAGATGCCGCTGCCGCGGGAATTTGGCCAACGTTATTTGGTAGTATAGGTGCTTTAGTAACTACTTTTTTAGTAATTCCTATTGTGGCTAAAATGTCTAAAATGTTAGGGAAAAAACAAGCTTTTATGGTTTCTCAAGGGATTTCTGTGGTTGGTTATATTATGCTATGGTTTTTATTTATTCCTGGTAAACCTTATATGTTTCTATTTGCATTGCCTTTCTTTTCTTTTGGTATTGGTGGCTTATTTACATTAATGATGTCTATGACTGCAGATGTTATCGATCTAGATGAGTTAAATACAGGTAAACGTAGAGAAGGTGTTTTTGGAGCTATTTATTGGTGGATGGTTAAATTTGGATTTGGAATTGCAGGTGGTTTAAGTGGTGCAATTTTATCTGTAGTAGGGTTTGATTCTGCAGTTAATATTCAGACAGAAGAGGCACTTATTGGATTAAGATTATTCTTTTCAGGTTTTCCTATAGCAGGAACTCTTATTGCAATGTACATCATGAGAAATTATGACCTTTCTGAAAAACGTTCAGGTGAAATTAGAATAGAGTTAGACAAGCGTAAGGGACACTAA
- a CDS encoding glycosyl hydrolase family 17 — MLIFGVGCNSKTAIKDKNLTAEHILGNPDYLAISYGGYRGKSREDNQPTILQLKEDLKLMHAMGIRILRTYNVQPKLPHAANVLEAIHQLKKEDANFEMYVMLGAWIDCLNAWTDKEPNHNLESPENEGEIARAVALANKYPDIVKVIAVGNEAMVKWAASYFVQPNVILKWVNYLQNLKKKGELSKDVWITSSDDFSCWGGGDSLYHTKDLEDLIKAVDYISTHTYPYHNSHHNSEFWKVPDNEFHLSDKDKIDAAMLRSKKFAIKQYNAVKSYMKSLGVNKPIHIGETGWSTISNGYYGVNGSRASDEYKQGLYYNHLREWTNKEGISCFYFEAFDEQWKDVENPNGSENHFGLINLKGEAKFPIWNLVDKGVFNGLTRGGKSITKTYNGNKEALMNDVLVPNTEYNR, encoded by the coding sequence ATGTTAATTTTTGGTGTTGGTTGTAATTCTAAAACAGCAATTAAAGATAAGAATCTTACTGCAGAACATATTTTAGGAAATCCTGATTATTTAGCAATTTCCTATGGAGGTTATAGAGGAAAATCAAGAGAAGATAATCAGCCAACAATTCTTCAACTAAAAGAAGATTTAAAGTTGATGCACGCAATGGGGATTCGTATTTTAAGAACCTATAACGTACAACCAAAATTGCCACATGCTGCAAATGTTTTAGAAGCCATTCATCAACTTAAAAAAGAAGATGCCAATTTTGAAATGTATGTAATGTTGGGTGCTTGGATAGATTGTTTAAATGCATGGACAGACAAAGAGCCAAATCATAATCTTGAAAGTCCAGAAAATGAAGGAGAAATAGCAAGAGCTGTAGCCTTGGCAAATAAATACCCAGACATTGTAAAAGTAATAGCTGTTGGTAATGAAGCAATGGTAAAATGGGCGGCAAGTTATTTTGTGCAACCGAATGTGATTTTAAAATGGGTAAATTATCTTCAGAATTTAAAGAAAAAGGGAGAGTTGTCTAAAGATGTTTGGATTACAAGTTCAGACGATTTTTCTTGTTGGGGTGGCGGAGATTCTTTGTATCACACTAAAGATTTAGAAGATTTAATAAAAGCGGTAGATTATATTTCAACACATACATATCCATATCATAATTCTCACCACAATTCAGAATTTTGGAAAGTACCCGATAATGAGTTTCATTTATCAGACAAAGATAAAATTGATGCAGCCATGTTAAGGTCTAAAAAATTTGCCATAAAGCAATATAATGCTGTAAAAAGCTATATGAAAAGTTTGGGAGTAAACAAACCTATTCATATTGGTGAAACAGGTTGGTCAACTATTTCTAACGGATATTATGGTGTAAACGGTTCTAGGGCTAGTGATGAATATAAGCAAGGATTGTATTACAATCATCTTAGAGAATGGACGAATAAAGAAGGTATTTCTTGTTTCTATTTTGAAGCTTTTGATGAACAATGGAAAGATGTGGAAAACCCAAATGGATCGGAAAATCACTTTGGATTGATCAACCTAAAAGGAGAAGCAAAATTCCCAATTTGGAATTTAGTTGACAAAGGTGTTTTTAACGGATTAACAAGAGGAGGAAAGTCAATTACAAAAACATATAATGGAAATAAAGAAGCATTAATGAATGATGTTTTGGTTCCGAATACAGAGTATAATAGATAA
- a CDS encoding histidine kinase: MRSSKFSTRLKKNQQYLYISLLLIAIFFVGNSLITPKITSVTEELIQDIIQGNLKSKENIVAFEFNQLNNSFKNSQKILQNLENNSFEFVKEKLLFTSDLALEHHSIHNSFVSIISSNDVNENYFSNKKDSLYQKEIKALLKEIQFIKNDVLIDTILTKNGNVINRKIYAKKLRNNKIVYTGYDVDLISLWSYFSETYKGDGGYTVVANKDGICMLHPDTKYIGKKINMYFNTISVEQILKSSLKINGYYVPDNVNSLKDKAISEFLGLEVLRYFDTIMTGNSPLIVVISFPIDIHLKETTKNIQGYFSWISFLAFSTFMLILLVSRLQLKKEYVENIKVVEEKEHLINSNEKYQKENAILQLNQLKKKINPHFLFNSLNSLHVLIDLNPDLSQQFVLKLADVYRYLLEEREGNLISVKKEITFLEQYVFLQEIRFNKSLSVSIVNNCDAEILGRNIPFLSLETLVENAIKHNEITKIKPLIIEIIIDKDFITVKNNFTPRKHKAKDSHHIGLNYLENTYQYYQIATFKTGVVDGKFVCTLPYIT; this comes from the coding sequence ATGCGATCATCTAAATTTAGTACCCGATTAAAAAAGAATCAGCAATATTTGTATATCAGTTTATTGTTGATCGCTATTTTTTTTGTTGGTAATTCGTTAATCACTCCTAAAATTACATCAGTAACAGAAGAATTAATTCAAGATATAATTCAAGGGAATTTAAAATCTAAAGAGAATATTGTTGCATTCGAATTTAATCAACTGAATAATTCTTTTAAAAATTCACAAAAAATCTTACAAAATTTAGAAAACAACTCTTTCGAGTTTGTAAAGGAGAAATTACTTTTTACTTCAGATTTAGCCTTAGAGCATCACAGTATTCATAATAGTTTTGTGTCTATAATAAGCTCTAATGATGTAAATGAAAATTATTTTTCTAATAAGAAAGATAGCTTGTATCAAAAAGAAATAAAAGCATTACTAAAAGAGATTCAATTTATAAAAAATGACGTTTTAATCGATACAATTCTAACTAAGAATGGTAATGTAATTAATAGAAAAATCTATGCAAAAAAACTGCGAAACAATAAGATTGTTTATACGGGTTACGATGTAGATTTAATTTCGTTATGGAGTTATTTTTCTGAAACTTATAAAGGGGACGGAGGTTATACGGTAGTTGCCAATAAAGACGGTATTTGTATGCTGCATCCCGATACAAAATACATCGGAAAAAAAATAAACATGTATTTTAATACCATTTCTGTTGAACAAATTTTAAAAAGTTCCCTTAAAATTAATGGATATTATGTGCCTGATAATGTCAATTCGTTAAAAGATAAAGCAATATCAGAATTTCTTGGGTTGGAAGTTTTACGTTATTTTGATACCATAATGACCGGAAATTCACCTTTAATAGTAGTTATTAGTTTTCCTATAGATATTCATTTAAAAGAAACCACAAAAAATATACAAGGGTATTTTTCTTGGATTAGTTTTTTAGCTTTTTCTACATTTATGTTAATCTTATTGGTTTCTAGATTACAGTTAAAAAAAGAATATGTAGAGAATATAAAGGTTGTAGAAGAAAAAGAACATTTAATAAATAGCAACGAGAAGTATCAAAAAGAAAATGCTATTCTGCAATTAAATCAACTTAAGAAAAAAATAAATCCACATTTTTTATTCAATAGTTTAAATTCTTTGCATGTTTTAATTGATTTAAATCCAGATTTATCTCAGCAATTTGTATTAAAACTGGCTGATGTATATCGATACCTTTTAGAAGAGCGTGAAGGAAATTTAATTTCTGTGAAAAAGGAAATTACTTTTTTAGAACAGTATGTCTTTTTGCAAGAAATTAGATTTAATAAAAGCTTAAGTGTATCCATCGTTAATAATTGTGATGCTGAAATTTTGGGAAGAAATATTCCGTTTCTGTCTTTAGAAACCTTGGTAGAAAATGCAATAAAACATAATGAAATCACTAAAATAAAGCCTTTAATTATAGAGATTATTATTGATAAAGATTTTATTACTGTAAAAAATAATTTTACACCAAGAAAGCATAAAGCTAAAGATAGCCATCATATTGGGTTGAATTATTTAGAGAATACCTACCAATATTATCAAATTGCTACCTTTAAAACAGGTGTTGTAGACGGTAAATTTGTCTGCACATTGCCTTATATAACCTAA
- a CDS encoding T9SS type A sorting domain-containing protein, giving the protein MKKITLLLAFLITSIGFSQQQEYHLDFEEGTPSGLASNWYTFDNEPAPAEIVDNPNLNGVNTTASKVMKVVMGPGNAFYAGVNNKWEDSKFGTWKIDMSVANNLTLTMDVHKNYVGTVGIKMGTNSAGTSFQITDQNVGNSVVNEWQTLTFDLSGINPNGDLSNISQMVVFVDWRQDMADRAEGNTIYIDNIKFNAEKLTDAPAAPVAGTASLPLDFESEITWSDFDGGVVSTETNPYNNADNTSAKVGKMVKFEGKTWGGSALTLSSAMDFANNDTFTMKVYSPRVGAKVLLKVENSGDAGINYSKEVLTTIANGWETLTFDYAAISKTASYEKLVIIFDNDIMGDGSANYTFYIDDITLSSSGVVLPTVALPLDFESATTWTNFDGGVVTTETNPYNNAENFSENVGKMVKNAGQPWGGSVVKLSSAMDFAANDTFTMKVYSPRANAKVLLKVENSASPATSFEKEVTISTANAWETITFDYSAIPSGSYDSVVLIFDLGTMGDGSANNTFYIDDVVLFNSATADVKDNELIKISMFPNPTTSRLNISAQNPIKSAVIYNLLGKQIMNLEINKNNESIDVSNLSSGIYLIKYSINNVFATAKFIKE; this is encoded by the coding sequence ATGAAAAAAATTACTTTACTACTAGCCTTTTTAATTACTTCAATAGGCTTTTCACAACAACAAGAATATCATTTAGATTTTGAAGAAGGTACTCCGTCAGGATTAGCGTCTAATTGGTATACCTTTGATAACGAACCTGCTCCAGCAGAAATAGTAGACAATCCAAATTTAAATGGTGTAAATACTACCGCTTCTAAAGTAATGAAAGTTGTTATGGGACCTGGTAATGCTTTTTATGCAGGTGTTAATAATAAATGGGAAGACTCTAAATTTGGTACTTGGAAAATTGATATGAGTGTTGCAAATAACTTAACCTTAACTATGGATGTACATAAAAATTACGTAGGTACTGTAGGTATTAAAATGGGAACAAATAGTGCAGGAACATCATTTCAAATTACAGACCAAAATGTTGGTAATTCAGTTGTAAATGAATGGCAAACTTTAACATTCGATCTTTCTGGTATAAATCCTAATGGCGATTTATCAAATATTAGTCAAATGGTTGTTTTTGTAGATTGGAGGCAAGATATGGCTGATAGAGCAGAAGGTAATACCATTTATATTGATAATATAAAATTTAATGCAGAAAAATTAACAGATGCACCAGCAGCTCCTGTTGCAGGTACTGCTTCGTTACCATTAGATTTTGAAAGCGAAATAACTTGGTCAGATTTTGATGGAGGAGTTGTATCAACAGAAACAAACCCTTATAACAATGCAGACAATACTTCTGCTAAAGTTGGTAAGATGGTAAAATTTGAAGGTAAAACTTGGGGAGGAAGTGCGTTAACCTTAAGTTCTGCAATGGATTTTGCTAATAATGATACTTTTACAATGAAAGTATATTCACCAAGAGTAGGAGCAAAAGTATTATTAAAAGTAGAAAATTCTGGAGATGCAGGAATTAATTATAGTAAAGAAGTTCTAACAACAATTGCTAATGGATGGGAAACTTTAACTTTTGATTATGCAGCAATAAGTAAAACGGCTTCTTATGAAAAATTAGTTATTATTTTTGACAATGACATAATGGGAGATGGAAGCGCAAATTATACTTTTTATATAGATGATATTACGTTGTCTTCTTCAGGCGTTGTACTACCTACAGTAGCATTACCTCTAGATTTTGAAAGTGCAACAACATGGACCAATTTTGACGGAGGAGTTGTCACCACAGAAACAAACCCTTATAACAATGCAGAGAATTTTTCTGAAAATGTTGGTAAAATGGTGAAAAATGCAGGTCAACCTTGGGGAGGAAGTGTCGTCAAATTAAGTTCAGCAATGGATTTTGCAGCGAATGATACTTTTACAATGAAAGTATATTCTCCAAGAGCAAACGCTAAAGTATTATTAAAAGTAGAAAATTCAGCAAGTCCAGCTACTAGTTTCGAGAAAGAAGTAACCATATCTACAGCAAATGCTTGGGAAACAATTACGTTCGATTATTCAGCAATTCCAAGCGGATCTTATGACAGTGTTGTTTTAATTTTCGATTTAGGAACCATGGGAGATGGAAGTGCAAACAATACCTTTTATATTGATGATGTTGTTTTATTTAATTCTGCAACAGCAGATGTAAAAGATAATGAATTAATAAAAATTTCGATGTTTCCTAACCCTACTACAAGTAGATTAAACATTTCAGCTCAAAACCCTATTAAAAGTGCCGTTATCTATAATTTATTGGGTAAACAAATAATGAATTTGGAAATCAATAAAAATAACGAATCTATTGATGTTTCTAATTTATCCTCTGGAATTTACTTAATTAAGTATTCTATAAATAACGTATTTGCAACAGCAAAATTTATTAAAGAATAA
- a CDS encoding zinc-dependent metalloprotease, producing MKTSSFKGALLVPFLMTSLLIFTSLSGFSQDKKETANDEKKDSIKSTDDKKLSYQKFLKEGNVKEGLFNVYAIKEDYYFEIPDSLLSRDLLIVNKVSSVPYALNGHGLNKGMTFETKLIRFYKDTILNKVWVKTVNPRVQSPENDAITLSVKDNFGESIIEEFKIEAINTDSTSVFIKVNKIFNGKEQSFSDLLTNIGLGGSLKTNLSILETIKSFPKNIVVKSLLTTSVKEGGSAALPLTIGVTTNIVLLPTDIMKPRFSDKRIGYFDKPMDYFSDDQQEVESRGMITRWRLEPKEEDIEKYKRGELVQPKEQIIYYLDPATPKQWRPFIEQGVYDWNVAFEAAGFKNVLKVKFPSDEDRNFDADDVRYSVITYAASEKQNAMGPSVVDPRSGQILESDIIWWHNLMKGLHSWIRVQTGPIDPKARPNKFSEQHMGEAIRFVSSHEVGHTFGLKHNMGASFSYPVDSLRSKTFTAKMGGTAPSIMDYARFNYVAQPEDEITDITPKIGVYDKYAIDWGYRWIENTSAHEELPVLNQWIRKHENDPLYFYGPQQAQVIDPRSQSEDLGDNAVKASEYGLKNLKRILPNILDWTAAEGQDYYKASKLYKAVIDQWGTYNGHVMANIGGVYVNNTVYGDGKNTFEPVSAKRQKEALSYIIKNAVLPQKWLFMPKIINKVFAVRDAPDGERFYSPVSMLRIHQTNAIYALIKTDRLMRITENEVLSKDSEEVFTEQYLFDKLFEAIFKKTEKGKSLDMFDRITQKNYVDVLTVDRNKLLEKTKEKTISEDANTFKNVHFSYLPRVADIGTNKRAALEKILKLLKKKEHRGDRATQAHYSDLIARIEYNLKN from the coding sequence ATGAAAACATCCTCTTTTAAAGGTGCTTTATTGGTTCCATTTTTAATGACTTCTCTTTTGATATTTACCTCTTTATCTGGTTTTTCTCAAGATAAAAAGGAAACAGCTAATGACGAAAAAAAAGATTCTATAAAATCTACTGATGATAAAAAACTTTCCTACCAAAAGTTTTTAAAAGAAGGGAATGTTAAAGAAGGATTATTTAATGTATACGCTATAAAAGAAGATTATTATTTCGAAATTCCAGATTCGTTATTGTCTAGAGATTTGTTAATTGTAAATAAGGTATCTAGTGTTCCTTATGCTTTAAACGGACATGGTTTAAATAAAGGAATGACTTTTGAAACCAAGCTTATTCGGTTTTATAAAGATACTATTCTAAACAAGGTTTGGGTTAAAACGGTGAATCCTAGAGTTCAATCTCCAGAAAATGATGCAATTACTTTATCTGTAAAAGATAATTTTGGTGAGTCTATTATAGAAGAGTTTAAAATAGAAGCAATAAATACAGATTCTACATCCGTATTTATTAAAGTAAATAAAATATTTAACGGTAAAGAACAGAGTTTTAGTGATTTGTTAACCAATATAGGTTTGGGCGGTAGTTTAAAAACAAACTTATCTATTTTAGAAACGATTAAATCTTTCCCTAAAAATATTGTTGTAAAATCTTTATTAACGACTTCTGTTAAAGAGGGCGGAAGTGCAGCTTTACCTTTAACAATTGGAGTTACTACTAATATTGTTTTATTGCCAACAGATATAATGAAACCTCGTTTTTCAGACAAACGTATTGGGTATTTTGATAAACCAATGGATTATTTTTCTGATGATCAACAAGAAGTTGAGTCTAGAGGAATGATTACAAGATGGAGATTAGAACCTAAAGAAGAAGATATTGAAAAATATAAGCGAGGAGAATTGGTACAGCCCAAAGAACAAATCATTTACTATTTAGATCCTGCTACGCCAAAACAATGGAGACCTTTTATAGAACAAGGTGTGTATGATTGGAATGTAGCTTTTGAAGCTGCTGGATTTAAAAATGTGCTAAAAGTAAAGTTTCCTTCGGATGAGGACAGGAATTTTGATGCAGATGATGTTCGCTATTCTGTAATAACCTATGCAGCATCAGAAAAACAAAATGCCATGGGACCTTCTGTAGTAGATCCTAGAAGTGGACAAATATTAGAATCAGATATTATTTGGTGGCATAATTTAATGAAAGGATTGCATTCTTGGATTCGTGTACAAACAGGACCAATTGATCCAAAAGCAAGACCTAATAAATTTTCTGAACAACATATGGGAGAGGCAATTCGTTTTGTTTCTTCTCACGAAGTTGGTCATACCTTCGGATTAAAACATAATATGGGCGCATCATTTAGCTACCCAGTAGATTCTTTAAGATCTAAAACGTTTACCGCTAAAATGGGCGGAACAGCTCCTTCTATTATGGATTATGCTCGTTTTAATTATGTAGCGCAACCAGAAGATGAAATTACAGATATCACTCCTAAAATTGGTGTTTATGATAAATATGCAATTGATTGGGGATATCGTTGGATTGAAAATACATCTGCTCATGAAGAACTTCCGGTTTTAAACCAATGGATTCGTAAACATGAAAATGATCCTTTATATTTTTATGGACCGCAACAAGCTCAAGTGATTGACCCGAGATCTCAAAGTGAAGATTTAGGCGATAATGCTGTAAAAGCGAGTGAATACGGATTGAAGAACTTAAAAAGAATATTACCAAATATTTTAGATTGGACAGCGGCAGAAGGACAAGATTATTACAAAGCATCAAAATTATACAAAGCAGTAATAGACCAATGGGGAACTTATAATGGTCATGTAATGGCAAATATTGGTGGTGTTTATGTAAACAATACGGTTTATGGAGATGGCAAAAACACTTTTGAACCAGTATCTGCTAAAAGGCAAAAAGAGGCATTGAGTTATATCATAAAAAATGCTGTTTTACCTCAAAAATGGTTATTTATGCCAAAAATTATCAATAAGGTTTTTGCAGTAAGAGATGCGCCAGATGGAGAACGCTTTTATTCGCCTGTTTCTATGTTACGCATTCATCAAACCAATGCAATTTATGCGCTGATAAAAACAGATAGATTGATGAGAATTACCGAAAATGAAGTTTTATCAAAAGACAGTGAAGAAGTATTTACAGAGCAATATTTATTTGATAAATTATTTGAAGCCATTTTTAAGAAAACAGAAAAAGGAAAGTCTTTAGATATGTTTGATAGAATTACTCAGAAAAATTATGTGGATGTATTAACTGTAGATCGAAATAAATTATTAGAGAAAACGAAAGAAAAAACAATTTCAGAAGATGCCAATACCTTTAAAAATGTACACTTTTCTTACCTACCAAGAGTAGCAGATATAGGTACCAATAAAAGAGCTGCATTAGAAAAAATATTAAAGCTTTTAAAGAAAAAAGAACATAGAGGAGATAGAGCTACTCAGGCACATTATAGTGACTTAATAGCAAGAATTGAATATAATTTGAAAAACTAA
- a CDS encoding LytTR family DNA-binding domain-containing protein produces MDIVIIEDEDLAAASLEKLLLKSNYPIRIKKRLESVAQSIEWFKNNSCDLILSDIHLGDGESFEIFENLKIKIPIIFTTAFNQYAIQSFQFFAIDYLLKPYDKNKLNTALEKYTNYTAKPVTDYSDLENLLSHLNTSKESKTNQKRFLVSRGEKLISISDSEIAYFMAENKSLFLFTTKGESYLYDDTILNLDLKLSKKDFFKINRKFIVRHSAIKTIIKYSQNRLKIELEPFSKGNDFILISSKNVREFKEWLNN; encoded by the coding sequence ATGGATATTGTTATTATTGAAGATGAAGATTTGGCAGCAGCATCTTTAGAAAAGTTATTATTAAAAAGTAATTATCCGATACGTATTAAAAAACGATTAGAAAGTGTTGCACAATCTATAGAATGGTTTAAAAATAACAGTTGCGATTTAATTTTAAGTGATATCCATCTAGGAGATGGAGAAAGTTTTGAGATTTTTGAAAATTTAAAAATTAAAATTCCTATTATTTTTACAACCGCCTTTAATCAATATGCAATACAATCGTTTCAGTTTTTTGCTATCGATTATTTATTAAAACCTTATGATAAAAATAAATTAAATACTGCTTTAGAAAAATACACCAACTACACAGCAAAACCGGTTACTGATTATAGTGATTTAGAAAATTTATTATCTCATTTAAACACTTCTAAAGAAAGTAAAACAAATCAAAAAAGATTTTTGGTTTCTAGAGGAGAAAAATTAATTTCGATTAGCGATAGTGAGATAGCCTATTTTATGGCAGAAAATAAATCACTTTTTTTATTTACTACTAAAGGAGAAAGTTATTTGTATGACGATACTATATTGAATTTAGATTTAAAATTATCTAAAAAGGATTTTTTTAAAATAAATAGAAAATTCATTGTAAGACATAGTGCTATAAAAACAATTATAAAATACAGTCAGAATCGATTAAAAATAGAATTAGAACCTTTTTCTAAAGGCAACGATTTTATTTTAATTAGTTCTAAAAATGTTCGAGAGTTTAAAGAATGGTTAAATAATTAA